Part of the Candidatus Woesearchaeota archaeon genome is shown below.
ACTAAAGTATATGTCAATTGTAGTGAGAACAGAACTGAGACCACTATTCTCATAGATATACTCTCACAACTCAATCCTGAAAAAGATTATCCGCGCATTGGATGGACAAGAGCAAAAGCACTCAAAGAATTTACTGAAGTGCTTAACAAACTCAACACTAATGTACTCTGCGTTCTTGACGAAGTTGACTACGCACTCAAAGAAAGCGGAGATGATATTCTCTACAGACTCTCCCGCATCAACAACGATGTAAGTTCAAAAGTATCAACGCTCCTCATCAGCAACGATGTACGAGTCTCAGATTACATCAAACCAAAAACCGCATCAACCATGGGGCGAGTCAAAATCATCTTTGCGCCATACAGCGCACAAGAACTCAAAGACATACTCAAAGAGAGAGTAAAGTACGCATTTGTTGAAGGCGCGGTAAGCGAAGCAGTGATCTCAAAAATAGCAGAGATTGA
Proteins encoded:
- a CDS encoding NACHT domain-containing protein, whose protein sequence is MTEAITFAGLMKNSIYKDRDVIHALVPPSGIVHRTEQRNELVMELAPILMNSAVSCIFVYGNPGTGKTSLVSQLLEELANEAKKSDIAFTKVYVNCSENRTETTILIDILSQLNPEKDYPRIGWTRAKALKEFTEVLNKLNTNVLCVLDEVDYALKESGDDILYRLSRINNDVSSKVSTLLISNDVRVSDYIKPKTASTMGRVKIIFAPYSAQELKDILKERVKYAFVEGAVSEAVISKIAEI